One window of the Hippoglossus hippoglossus isolate fHipHip1 chromosome 9, fHipHip1.pri, whole genome shotgun sequence genome contains the following:
- the snx18a gene encoding sorting nexin-18a: MALRARALYDFHSENPGEVSMKENEIVTLYSEQDIEGWLEGVNSKGERGLFPASYVEIVSSDAASTSNNNSCSTSGDTYPDSRYANIPPGGFDGSLSPPNKIENFSKPSPPGLSTLPTAPPPQQQPPPPQQQQQQQHTYQSPSQVSDDDWDDDWDDSSTVADEPGTVGGRYHDFEGNGPSTYRVSTSSTSRGNAQQAKSSATVSRNLNRFSTFVKSGGEAFVLGEASGFVKDGDKICVVMGQYGPEWQENPYPFGCTIDDPTKQTKFKGMKSYISYKLTPTHTQTQVNRRYKHFDWLYARLVEKFPVISVPHIPEKQATGRFEEDFISKRRKGLIWWMNHMTSHPVLAKCDVFQHFLTCNSTDEKAWKQGKRKAEKDEMVGANFFLTISTPAAPLDFQEVESKIDGFKTFTKRMDDSTLQLNATINEFARKQITGFKKEYQKVGMSFKFLSQAFEIDQQAYSVGLNQAISFTGDTYEAIGEYFAEQPRKDLDPIMDLFALYQGHLANYPDIIHVQKGALTKVKESQKHVEEGKMDLAQAEGINERCNIISCATLAEIQHFHQIRVRDFKAQMQHYLQQQISFFQKITGKLEEALQKYDNA; this comes from the exons ATGGCGCTCAGAGCCCGGGCGCTGTACGACTTCCACTCGGAGAACCCCGGCGAGGTGTCGATGAAGGAGAACGAGATCGTCACCCTGTACAGCGAGCAGGACATCGAGGGCTGGCTCGAGGGGGTGAACAGCAAAGGGGAGAGGGGACTGTTCCCCGCGTCCTACGTGGAGATCGTGAGTAGCGACGCCGCCTCCACgtccaacaacaacagctgcagcacatCTGGGGACACTTACCCGGACTCCAGATACGCCAACATCCCGCCCGGAGGCTTCGACGGCTCTTTGAGTCCTCCGAATAAAATCGAGAACTTTTCCAAACCGTCTCCTCCAGGTTTAAGCACATTACCCACAGCTCCTCCGCCGCAACAGCAGCCTCCaccgccgcagcagcagcagcagcagcagcacacctATCAGTCCCCCAGCCAAGTGAGCGACGATGACTGGGATGATGACTGGGATGACAGCTCCACTGTGGCGGATGAACCGGGGACTGTGGGAGGACGGTATCATGACTTTGAAGGCAACGGGCCATCCACCTACAGAGTGTCCACATCCTCCACGTCCAGAGGCAATGCGCAGCAGGCCAAGAGCTCAGCCACCGTCAGCAGGAATCTGAACAGGTTCTCCACCTTCGTCAAGTCTGGAGGTGAGGCCTTCGTGCTGGGAGAGGCGTCAGGCTTTGTGAAGGATGGGGATAAGATCTGTGTGGTGATGGGTCAGTATGGTCCCGAGTGGCAGGAGAACCCGTATCCCTTCGGTTGTACAATCGACGACCCCACCAAACAGACCAAGTTCAAGGGGATGAAAAGCTACATCTCCTACAAGCTGACCCCCACCCACACGCAGACCCAGGTGAACAGGAGGTACAAGCACTTCGACTGGCTGTACGCCCGCCTGGTGGAGAAGTTCCCCGTCATCTCAGTGCCACACATCCCCGAGAAGCAGGCCACAGGTCGCTTTGAGGAGGACTTTATCTCCAAGAGGAGGAAAGGCCTCATCTGGTGGATGAACCACATGACCAGCCACCCGGTCCTGGCCAAGTGTGATGTCTTCCAGCACTTCCTCACCTGCAACAGCACGGACGAGAAGGCCTGGAAGCAGGGGAAGAGGAAGGCCGAGAAGGACGAGATGGTGGGGGCCAACTTCTTCCTCACCATCAGCACTCCAGCAGCTCCGCTCGACTTTCAGGAGGTCGAGAGCAAAATAGACGGATTCAAGACGTTCACCAAGAGGATGGACGACAGCACCCTGCAGCTCAATGCCACAATCAACGAGTTCGCCCGCAAGCAGATCACTGGCTTCAAGAAGGAGTATCAGAAAGTGGGGATGTCGTTCAAGTTCCTCAGCCAGGCTTTTGAAATAGACCAGCAGGCGTACTCAGTAGGACTGAACCAGGCCATCTCCTTCACCGGAGACACGTATGAAGCCATCGGAGAGTATTTTGCCGAGCAGCCCAGAAAGGATCTTGACCCTATCATGGATTTGTTTGCTCTTTACCAAGGACACTTGGCAAACTACCCAGACATCATCCATGTCCAGAAAG GAGCCCTGACGAAGGTGAAAGAAAGCCAGAAGCATGTGGAGGAGGGTAAGATGGACCTGGCACAGGCAGAAGGCATCAACGAGCGCTGCAACATCATCTCCTGTGCCACGCTGGCTGAGATCCAGCACTTCCACCAGATCCGCGTGCGCGACTTCAAGGCCCAGATGCAGCACTACTTACAGCAACAGATTTCGTTCTTTCAAAAAATCACAGGCAAGCTAGAGGAGGCTCTGCAGAAATATGACAACGCCTAA